Genomic DNA from Solanum dulcamara chromosome 4, daSolDulc1.2, whole genome shotgun sequence:
GacttttttgttcttttgatAAGCCAAATATCACTTATATACAACCTTgcaaccaaataaataaataaagtacaAAAAAGGAGGATACAAGATGGCCTATATGTCCTTGGTGATGAGTAGATAGACTTACCATACACTGTGGTCCTTCAAAAGAAATATCTAGAACTGATGCAACCACTTGTGCTGTATGAGTGGTTCTTGAGAAGGGAGAGTAGCAAATTCGAACATTTCCAAGTGGTATGTTATCTTCTTTGAGAGCCTGTTATCAGAAAACGTATTGCCTGTAAACACCATTGATAACTTAAGCTTATAAAGAAGAGACAGAACCCTTTTTGGCCCAAATAGAATAACTTATACGTAATTACTCAGAATCAGGAACCATAGGATAGTCTCTCTTTACCCTCTCTAAGTGAAGGGCAGATAGCAGAAACATATACATAAAGGTGATAATCATCAGAAGACACTGTTACTGGCACTAGCCTCCAAGGAAACATGATTTCGCAAATGAAGATAGCATTGATGTTGACAAAAGGTTGAGCTTCCACATGATATTTTCTTAAGGGGATAGAAGCACATGCATGGTCCTTTCTGAAAGCACTTCTCTCCACCCTGTGCTACTTAGACATTTTTGCTTAGGCCTTCTTTTTTCTGCTTATTTCATGTTACACTGAAGATAGGATTCATTCGTTCACTAGCAATGAACACTCTCTCGGTGTACTAGTTCTCTTTCTCCGTGATGTGTAGGTTTTCTTTCAAGCACTAAAGTTACTCCAAATTGATCCACGATTGACACTGCAAAGGAAACGACTGTTCACATGTGATCTGAGTTTTAAGTAGTTTGAACTGTCACCATCTCCTACTATCTATCTTGGATGAAAAACGTTGCTATCTTAAAAACCAAGACATCAAAATGATAGTTCTCATAAAAGAACAATGGACATCAAAGCTTCTTACTATAGAGGCATTCAAATTCCAAGGGGTTTCATTGGAATATAATCTAACAGGTTCCATAAAAAAGAGACCTGTGATAGGATTCCAGGACATACAATACCATATATAGTCAAATGTTAATAGATAACTTGCAAAAGAAATAGTCGACGATAATTATGGTTTGTTTAACTCCACACATAAGATAGGTGGAACATCTGAATCATGGAATGTCTGCCAACGACCACGTCGAGAAATAAAAAGCTGAGTTCAATATGAATACCAACCTTCAGGAATGACTCTCCAGCCAATTCTGCTTGTTTGATTCCTTCTGGAGCCAACTTATATTGTTCAAGTTTTCCATTTTCCTGTAAAGGTCATAGCTCCTTTCAGTAATTTAGATTTAACAAGGGAAATAATAATTTCAGCCAAGCCTGAAACCTCCCGAAGGATTAGATTCTTTTATATCTAGCTGGTTTACCTAGAAGAAGAAATGTACATACCTCAATGATATCCTATTATTCCTATTTTAGAGGTCTATGCATTTCCTCTTCTAGGTAAATTAATACTAACATTACCTGATTAGACTGTGGTACAAATAGAAGGAAGGTTTACAGTTGTAATTAAATTGGGACTTCTTATGAAGTCCATATGGAGTTGTAGTTAGAAGTATGAAAAGTGGGGAAGAGATGCTAGACCTAGTGCATTATATTCAAAGATAGCATAAAAGGTAATTTTAGAACGAAAGAAGAGCGGATCCAGTAAactgaaagaaaagaagaaaagtggGTCAAGTAACATAGGAAATAGGAGGTATTAGATTATCACACTTAGGCTTATATCTCTCTAGAATGCGTAGTCAATAAACTGGTAACTTATCAAGAAGATTAACCTTCCTTTATGATAGGTAaagaaaatattcaattttGTAAGAAGAAGCTTCCATCTATCAAGCTGAGCTTCAAATCTCTGAACAATGAGAAGGTGAAGTTAATCTATTTAAGGCATATGCTAGAGATACAGATGTATAAGTATGTCATAATAGTGctattcaatcacattctagagggaaaaaaagggcagcccagtGCAGTAAAGCTCACGCTAGGATCCGGAGAAGGGCCCGACCCTTCTAGAGGGAAGGCAGTGGAATAATATTAAAGCAGCTCGTAACACATGAGGACAATGAACAAAACAACAGGAGATGAGAAAAAACATTAAAGAGAAGGAGCAAAAGTGACAGGAAGCTTTGGATGATTAATCAAAAAAGTAAGCCGTTTTCGATTAGGGTCAAGAGTTTTACTTTCCCAGAAGACAAAGGAGTTTGATGGCTTCAGATCagaattatgatatatattattgggTATGCAAGACACAAGTAGAGGTACTAAGTAACAGATAACGTACAATGCTGATAGGGTAGTGGAACTGTGTGAGAGATGAGGTTGACTTACTGCTAACACACTTAGCAATTGTTAGGGCAAAGGGGAGGATGGCCACACACAGATAAGCAATTTAGTATGTAGACAATGTTTTAGGATATAATGAAAAACAGAAATGATGTATGTattaagagaaaagaagaaggaaGCAGGAATTAACATAACCATGGAGGAAACAATGAGACCCATTTCATTCGGAATGCTTTTCCCATGCCTCAGTACCCAATATCTCTTCGTAACGCCACCTTCACCCGCCATTCTCTCCGCTCTTCACAacctagagcccgtttggattgggtTTTCAGTTTTTTGATTGTTTGGCAGCTCAATTTTGcgttaacttattttaaatagtttataAATTGTCcgtaactaatttttttttaatcaccagttttcaaattataaactgcttaaaaataagtcaatccaaataggatactaatatttatttattaaaagccATCAGCACGACGTCGTTTTCTATTAACTCTTATCAAAATCTAAACCAAGTACAATAAGTTATGCACAATGAACAAGCTacggaaacttacataaatataatatattaatacttacaatacatttaaaatacaatttttatatagttgtaatacatattagcgaaaataatttataaagttcatataatacaagttttattcatggataatatatttatcacacttTAATGTATTTATAATATATCATGTCAATTTTCTTACAAAACAAGTATAGTATATTTTaagacacttataatacatgcataatttacttttaatacataataaatatatcataatattattatgtattgatataaataataataaataaaattaataattatttattaaaaaatatcccTAAGCCAGGTAACCGGATCCGGGGCAATCGTTTTTCGGTTCTGGTGACCCGGGGAAAAAAAACGAGTACAATATGTTAGGCGCAAGGAACTAAGCTATGAGATCTCAGCAATCCTCTACAAACCCCATTTCCTCGTTCCTCGTCTGTCAGAGAACTAAGGAGTAATTATTTGGAGGAAGGTCGACAACAATGGCGCTAAATCTTCGTCAAAAGCAAACTGGTGATTTGAATTTTCTCCAACTCTCTTTCTCTGTAGATCTAATTCTATCTCTGCACTTATCCTTTATCATTCTAATTACTTTTTGAATTGCAGAGTGCATTACGCGGATGTTAAATTTGAACCAGCCAGTGAACGCGGGTGCCACTGCCAACGAGGAGGTATACAAGATCCTGATTTACGATCGATTCTGCCAAGACATTTTATCCCCTTTGATTCACGTCAAGGACCTCCGTAAACACGGGGTTACCCTCTACTTCCTCATTGACAAGGATCGCAAACCCGTCCACGATGTTCCTTCTGTCTACTTCGTCCAACCCACCCATCTTAATGTACAGCGTATCGTTGCTGATGCCTCCAAGTCTCTTTACGATTCCTTCCATTTGAACTTCTCCTCTTCTATTCCCAGGACCTTGCTCGAAGATCTCGCTTCAGGTGCAGTATATGCCTTCTCCTTTCATCactattccttttttttgtgtgtgtatgaAAACTTTATGCTTATAACGCTAGCTGATACTGGAATGAAATATACCCAAACAGAGGGATGAGCAATATTGAATACTGTTATACTCGCCCCAGCATGTCCAATTTTTCCTCCATGGGGCTAAGGGCTAAAACGATCTACTACTGTAAtccattttcaaaaaaaaagataattttgtaTCCCACTGCATAAAGGGGTGCTTAGATCTATGGAGAGAAGACAATTAATTGATTTAAACTTGAAACACTTAATAGCTAATTCAATTCTCTTGGTGGTGCTGGGTGAATAATTGAAATATTAACTACTGCATGACTTGTTTCTGCTCCAGGCACGATTAATTCTGACTCGATTGAAAGGATCTCAAAAGTGCATGATCAGTACTTGGAGTTTGTCACCCTTGAGGATAATTTGTTCTCACTTGCCTACAAGAACTGTTATCTTCAACTGAATGATCCCTCTGTTGGGGATAAAGAAATCGAAGAGATCATTGAAAAGATTGTCACTGGATTATTTTGTGTGTTGGCTACTCTTGCTGTTGTCCCTATCATCAGGTGCCCCCGTGGTGGCCCTGCCGAGATGGTGGCATCCCTGTTGGATCAGCGTTTGCGAGACCATCTGTTAGCTAAAAACAATTTATTCTCTGAGGCTGGGAATTTCACTGGCTCATTTCAGAGGCCAATTTTGTGTTTATTCGATAGAAACTTTGAGCTGTCGGTAGCTATACAACATGATTTTAGGTATAGAGCACTTGTTCATGATGTGCTTGGTTTGAGATTGAACAGGTTGAGTGTGCAGGGAGAGAAAGGTGGGATGAAATCATTTGAGTTGGACAGATCTGATCCATTCTGGGTGGCAAATTGGTCGTTGGAGTTTCCAGAGGTTGCTGTGGAGATAGAAGCTCAGTTGAACAAGTATAAGAAGGATGTTGAGGAGGTAAATAAACGAACTGGTGGGAACTCTGGGGCTGAGTTTGACGGGACAGACTTGGTTGGCAATACCAAGCATTTGATGAATGCTGTAAATTCCCTGCCTGAGTTGACAGAGAGAAAGCAAGTCATTGATAAGCACACCAATATTGCAACAGCATTGTTAGGTGAGATCAAGGAGAGATCCCTTGATTCGTATGCCAAAAAGGAGAATGATATGATGGTAAGAGGTGCAATTGATCGCAGTGAGCTCATTGGAGCTCTTAAGGGAAAAGGGACTAAGGTGGATAAGCTGCGGTTTGCTATCATGTATCTTATCTCAACTGAAAGCTTACCTCAATCAGAAGTTGAAATGATTGAAACAGCACTTAGGGAGTCTGAGGTTGACACCACAGCATTTCAGTATGTAAAGAAGATAAAATCATTGAATATCTCTTTAGCATCAACAAATTCTGCGAGTAGGAGCAACATTGTTGACTGGGCTGAAAAGCTCTATGGGCAGTCAATCAGTGCTGTAACTGCAGGTGTGAAAAATCTATTATCCAGTGATCATCAGTTGGCTTTGTCAAGAACAGTAGAAGCATTAATGGAGGGGAAACCCAATCCAGAAATTGattcttatattatttttgatccTCGTGCACCCAAATCAAGCTCCGGGATGAGTAGCAGTCATCTGAAAGGACCATTTAAAGAAGCTATCGTCTTTATGATAGGTGGTGGTAACTATGTGGAGTATGGAAGCTTGCAAGAGCTTGCCAATCGTCAACAGTCAGTTAAGCATGTCATATATGGGACGACAGAAATTCTTACAGGAGGTGAGTTCATCGAGCAGCTTGCACTGCTGGGGCAGAAGATGGGACTGGGAACTAGTGTCGCAACACCAGCCCATTAATGCAGATGCGATTTGTGTACAATTCCTAAAGGAAACCCTTTGTTGTTCAGTAGTGACTGTGTGCGCTTCATCAGGCTACATGAGCAAATCATACACTTGAACGTAATAGTATGTTGCGTTTTTGGAGAAGAGTTTGTTGCCGCTATTCTTTATAGTGCTCCTAGATTGTGATATTTGACCCTGATGCATAGTGATCTTTAAAATATAGAAGAAATCATATATAGGTTCAAATTTCTGTGGAGTTGGTTTATAACCGCTGTTCTGGAGTTGATGTACTTGGAACTTTTTGCATACCATCCCTCACTGTCCAAGGTGGTTTCTTTGTATTCTTTATTTCCTACAGATTTGTGGTAGTTTAAGTAGCTCTTCTCGTTCCTGTTTTTGTGTATGTTATTTGCTTAGACACACTTGCAGTAAAAACATATGTTATGTTCTCTTTGTAAAGCTCGATGATTGGCACAGCTTGAGCTCAAAACTTAAATATGCATGCATTGTTGGCTTTTCAAAATCAGTATTCTGGAAGAGCCACATGTGCCGAGGAACAGCTTAAATGCAGTCACTAGAGAATGGATGCCTGCTTTCTATTTGACTGCTTATTAATCACAATTTCGTTTGTTTTGACAGGATACTTTTCATAGTAAAATGCATTCATCAGTATTCAGTCGCTTAATCAGGGCGATAATATTTTGCTCATTATTAGTTGCTGCATCTTTATACTGGTTTATCACACGTTGAATAGGAaatgattgatatttgattctACCGACATAGAAAAAGTCATTACTTAATCAGGGCGATAAATCATAAGGGAACAGAACTTGGCAAGAACCATGTTAAAGTAATGAAGTAACCAACCACTCCAGATTATTAGTATCAAAGTTGGTAATATATAATTGGAACCTAATCTACCATGTTAGCCTCCAACAATTATTCAACAATAACGTTAGGTGAGATTGTAATACAAAGAATAATAATATACTGGTTTTCCTTTTAACAATATAGAAAATATGGCAATGCAGACGTTAATTCATTATGGAGAATAATGTGCATTATTAGGCCGTCATTAgctatttaattaattagtataaagaaatcaaattatctcatatttaattaattatatagagggCAATTCAAGCTGTCTAGCTGTACTTATATCAATCATTATTGGAAATGCATTATTACATAAAAGAACAAAGGAGACACTGTTGCAGTAGGAATGGCAAATTTTGATGGCAGAAAGAAGGAGGTGATAGCAATAATTGGAGCTGGAATCAGCGGACTCTTAGCCTGTAAATATGCAATTTCGAAAGGATTTGATCCAATTGTGTTCGAGTCGGAGAGTAGCATTGGGGGTGTTTGGACTAAGACCATTGGGAGCACTAAGCTGCAAACACCAAAACCGGTATACCAGTTCTCTGATTTTCCATGGCCAGATTCAGTAACCCAAGTGTTTCCTGACCAACAAATGGTGCTGGAGTACATTGAATCGTATGCACGTCACTTTGATTTGGTCCAACACATTCAGTTCAATAGCAGAGTGTTGAGCCTCAGCTATGAAGATGGTGGCGACCCAATTAATGGTGATTGGAATTTGTGGGGCGAGACTTATGGCAATAAAGGGAAGTGGAACGTCACTGTACAGGACACTCGAACCATACCCACACAGACACAGGTAACTGGAACATCTCTCAAATTACAACTTCTTAGTATTTGATCTAAATGGAATATTTGTCTCTAATACTAGCTTTtgtaaaaacaaaataattagtGTTTCATGGAATTTAGGAAGAAAAAAGTATTCAACTTTCACCAATTTAAAGCTGTTAATTATTATGATGTATATTATTAACTATGCGTTTAGGTCAAGGTTAAACATCTAACTGAGAGATAGTTAAGGTATATACTATTAATCATGCATTTagatataatatattataataattgtGATGGTTAAAAATTTAAATGGAAAATTATTCGATATATACTACGTACCAACCAATTTTGTGTTGGTAACTATATTTATTGGCCCATATTCATAGTGCAAATGTTTGAACAACAAATAAATTCtaggtaattttttttcttttggcgaGATGTAGGTTAACTTTCATGATTAGAAATTGGTTCATTTAtaatactaattaattaattaaggaaaaagaaggaaatggtTAATATATGTAATTAGGTCCCATGTTCACTTAATCATGGTTGACGTGGCCTTGTTTTTTAATCAAGACTTGAAAGGTTCCTTCCCTTAAATCTTCTACAGTTACTTATCTTTTCCTATTTATACAAGTACATTGTGTAGTTCTCTTGTTGATACATATTGGGAAGTATTAATTTTGCATGCAGATATACCAAGTTGATTTCGTAGTAGTTTGTGTGGGAAGGTTCAGCCAAGTCCCCAATATACCTGAATTCCCTCTGAAGAAAGGACCAGAAGCTTTTGAGGGACAAGTAATCCATTCAATGGACTATTCTAATATGAACCCCAAAACAGCAGCCAACTTTGTCAAAGGAAAACATGTTGCCATAGTTGGATTTCAGAAATCAGGAATGGACATCGCCATGGAGTGCTCTACGGCTAATGGTATAATATTCTACCTCTTCCACttgattttttgtttgtttgtaaaCATGATCAGCTTAATTCTTGGGCTGCTGCTGTTTGCACTAACTAATTAATGTTGCAGGGGTTGAACGTCCATGCACAGTAGTAATCAGGACACCACATTGGAACCTTCCCGATTATTTCCCATGGGGACTCAATTTGGGATATCTATTCCTAAATCGATTCTCCGAACTTATGGTTCATAAACCCGGTGAAGGCCTTCTTCTAAGTCTCCTCGCCACAATTCTTTCACCAttagtaattatttttctttcctgACAAAGTAAgctaattaatttgaattctaCTCATCCTCTCACAAATCTAACATGCGGTACTACTCATTTTGACAGAGGTGGGCCTTTTCAAAATATATAGAAAGTTATATAAAACACAAACACAGGCTTTCAAAACATGAAATGGTGCCAGAGCATAGTTTCTTAAGCGAATTGAGTTCCTGTTCAGTTTCTTTAGTGCCGGAGGACTTCTACAACAGAGTTGAGGAAGGAAGTATCAAGCTTATCAAGAAAGCAGAGAATTTTGGATTCTCAAAAGAAGGTATCGTGCTTGAGGGTCAGGCTACTGAACCAATAAAATCGGACTTGGTCATACTAGCCACTGGTTTCAAGGGAATTGATAAGCTCAAACACatttttgaatcaccaaaatttcAGGAATTCATAGCAGGCTCGGATGATTCTGATGCTGTTCCCCTCTATAGGTGAGTAATaatttaaagaatatttttgcaAGCATGCATGCTCCAAAACTATACATGTATCTCATAtggaaataattatatattttatcagGGAATGCATTCATCCCCGGATTCCACAACTGGCAATAATTGGATTCTCAGAAAGCGTATCTAATCTACACACCTCAGAAATAAGGTGTCGATGGCTGGCAGAACTTCTTGATGTAAAATTTAAGCTACCAAGCGTTAAGGTGATGGAGAGAGACATAGCAGAGTGGGATAAATACAAGAAGAGATATTCTTATAGGAAGCACTACAGGAGATCATGCATCGGTGCATTGCACATTTGGTACGATGACCAACTCTGCAAGGACATGGGATGGAATCCTAAAAGGAAAAATGGTCTTTGGGCTGAGTGGTTCGAACCTTATGGACCAATGGATTATGCTGGTTAATGTACTTAAAAGAGCTCCAAAACCTCCCATCTCACTTTCAAGAATGAACCACTTTTCCTATATATGTTTTCCTTTACTGGACCTTTGATTTGAACAATAAGGCTAGCATGTTAAATCTGCTAAAGTTATCCACTTCACCGCTGTCAACTACTCTATGTCACATTCCAACTTGCTTCCCTCCCTTCTTATACCAGGTTCTTCCTAGAATGAACAGGGACTTAGTTTCCTAGAATCTCAACTTGGGTCTTTCGATTTTCATCACTCTTACTCTATTCACAAAATTCAGCAGTTAGGGAAGCAGAATAACTCATGCTTGTCAAAGGCAAATTCTTATGCCAAAACAACATGGCTTAATACAATAACacttttctataaaaaaatttaaaaaaaactagaaGGAAATTTTGCTCCAATCCAAGTGAATCTTTTTTAGTACGAGTATAAACTGAGAAGAAGAAAACTAATTTCTTCCAGTATCTTGTATTAGGAAAGGGGTTTATCGAGTTACTTGGATCGGATAGGAAAATTATGTAAggatataattttaattgggataaaaatatgTTCACATAAGCACGTATGATAATAACGGTGGTAACATGGAGTCAATTCAAGGGCATTTACATGCTCAAACTAAAGTTGGATGATAAGgacaaatatatttaaaaagtatGAAAAGTGTTGAATATAATCTTTTTTCAAGTGTACAAAGACAAATATGACC
This window encodes:
- the LOC129885258 gene encoding SEC1 family transport protein SLY1 translates to MALNLRQKQTECITRMLNLNQPVNAGATANEEVYKILIYDRFCQDILSPLIHVKDLRKHGVTLYFLIDKDRKPVHDVPSVYFVQPTHLNVQRIVADASKSLYDSFHLNFSSSIPRTLLEDLASGTINSDSIERISKVHDQYLEFVTLEDNLFSLAYKNCYLQLNDPSVGDKEIEEIIEKIVTGLFCVLATLAVVPIIRCPRGGPAEMVASLLDQRLRDHLLAKNNLFSEAGNFTGSFQRPILCLFDRNFELSVAIQHDFRYRALVHDVLGLRLNRLSVQGEKGGMKSFELDRSDPFWVANWSLEFPEVAVEIEAQLNKYKKDVEEVNKRTGGNSGAEFDGTDLVGNTKHLMNAVNSLPELTERKQVIDKHTNIATALLGEIKERSLDSYAKKENDMMVRGAIDRSELIGALKGKGTKVDKLRFAIMYLISTESLPQSEVEMIETALRESEVDTTAFQYVKKIKSLNISLASTNSASRSNIVDWAEKLYGQSISAVTAGVKNLLSSDHQLALSRTVEALMEGKPNPEIDSYIIFDPRAPKSSSGMSSSHLKGPFKEAIVFMIGGGNYVEYGSLQELANRQQSVKHVIYGTTEILTGGEFIEQLALLGQKMGLGTSVATPAH
- the LOC129885259 gene encoding probable flavin-containing monooxygenase 1; the encoded protein is MANFDGRKKEVIAIIGAGISGLLACKYAISKGFDPIVFESESSIGGVWTKTIGSTKLQTPKPVYQFSDFPWPDSVTQVFPDQQMVLEYIESYARHFDLVQHIQFNSRVLSLSYEDGGDPINGDWNLWGETYGNKGKWNVTVQDTRTIPTQTQIYQVDFVVVCVGRFSQVPNIPEFPLKKGPEAFEGQVIHSMDYSNMNPKTAANFVKGKHVAIVGFQKSGMDIAMECSTANGVERPCTVVIRTPHWNLPDYFPWGLNLGYLFLNRFSELMVHKPGEGLLLSLLATILSPLRWAFSKYIESYIKHKHRLSKHEMVPEHSFLSELSSCSVSLVPEDFYNRVEEGSIKLIKKAENFGFSKEGIVLEGQATEPIKSDLVILATGFKGIDKLKHIFESPKFQEFIAGSDDSDAVPLYRECIHPRIPQLAIIGFSESVSNLHTSEIRCRWLAELLDVKFKLPSVKVMERDIAEWDKYKKRYSYRKHYRRSCIGALHIWYDDQLCKDMGWNPKRKNGLWAEWFEPYGPMDYAG